The Tenebrio molitor chromosome 5, icTenMoli1.1, whole genome shotgun sequence genome has a segment encoding these proteins:
- the LOC138131040 gene encoding uncharacterized protein, whose product MNLLSLSILLSFNYLVNCQTQPPSIGNENIEEDQKFLHDTITQYGPPADYIKLGLPGPEIYADRAKYLLSDVLTGGELGTYSFRLRTFTDYFSYNGRYEEAMLKRISGQESPVIKGQFGEHFKRKSGGYYIRTVGYTLDENGYRQFLVDISTAIVTVRQEAAPVPVSDIVGGAGGGKVPISTTVLATLTGGNIG is encoded by the exons ATGAATCTT CTCAGTTTAAGCATATTACTCTCCTTCAACTATTTGGTCAACTGTCAAACGCAACCTCCCAGCATCGGAAACGAGAATATAGAAGAAGATCAAAAATTCTTACACGACACAATTACACAATATGGACCTCCAGCTGATTACATAAAGCTAGGTTTGCCAGGTCCCGAAATTTATGCAGATAGAGCCAAATATTTACTTTCCGACGTATTAACAGGTGGTGAACTAGGAACATACAGTTTCAG ATTGCGAACATTCACCGACTATTTCAGTTACAACGGTCGTTATGAAGAAGCGATGTTGAAAAGAATAAGCGGGCAAGAAAGTCCAGTCATTAAGGGGCAGTTTGGAgaacattttaaaagaaaaagtggAGGCTATTACATTCGTACTGTTGGTTACACCTTAGATGAAAATGGCTATCGTCAGTTCCTCGTTGACATATCTACCGCTATAGTCACGGTAAGACAAGAAGCAGCACCGGTACCAGTAAGTGACATAGTAGGAGGTGCAGGTGGGGGCAAAGTGCCAATTTCAACTACTGTACTGGCAACTTTGACAGGGGGAAATATTggctaa